Proteins from a single region of Streptobacillus canis:
- the atpH gene encoding ATP synthase F1 subunit delta gives MDNISVSRRYAEAIYQIAKEKDEVFEVFEMLNVILEHLEYDEDFKKFLSYPIIDKEDKKVLINRIYKNIKNEPLDILDYLIEKDRLLHIKEINEQYSKIYYDAHNKLIVTAIFPKELSPEQKERLKKKLEDMKQKKVVIHFKVDKELIGGGIIKINDEVIDGSIKTQIKELRR, from the coding sequence ATGGATAATATTTCTGTATCAAGGAGATATGCTGAAGCAATTTATCAAATTGCAAAAGAAAAAGATGAAGTATTTGAAGTTTTTGAAATGTTAAATGTAATACTAGAACATCTAGAGTATGATGAAGACTTTAAAAAATTCCTTAGTTATCCAATAATTGATAAAGAAGATAAAAAAGTATTAATTAATAGAATATATAAGAATATTAAAAATGAACCGTTAGATATTTTAGATTATTTAATAGAAAAAGATAGATTGCTACATATTAAAGAAATAAATGAACAATATAGTAAAATTTACTATGATGCTCATAATAAATTAATAGTTACAGCTATATTTCCTAAAGAATTATCACCTGAACAAAAAGAAAGACTTAAAAAGAAATTAGAAGACATGAAACAAAAAAAAGTAGTTATTCATTTTAAAGTCGATAAAGAGTTAATAGGTGGAGGAATTATTAAAATAAATGATGAAGTAATTGATGGTTCGATTAAAACTCAAATTAAAGAATTAAGACGTTAA
- the mutL gene encoding DNA mismatch repair endonuclease MutL: protein MAIIKILDDSISNIIAAGEVVENPASMIKELLENSLDANSTSIQIEVLNGGTYVKIADNGKGMSKEDVLLSIERHATSKISTKEDIFNLRTYGFRGEALASIAAVSKLSMSSKTKDEKLGTIINAYAGVVRKYESISRTTGTEIEIRDLFYNTPARKKFLRKESTEYNKIKDIVLKEALANPNVSITLYIEGKVTLKTTGNGMESTIFELFGKNVLKNLEKFEYGYLGNVEILRSSKEYIYTYVNGRYVKSNLLDRAVIDAYYTKLMKGKYPFVILMYNVNPHEVDVNVHPSKKMIKFSDEKIVYNDIKKSIEDFFYEFDRRAWQPTLKPKVEEEQKDKIESEYIPLNLFTKEEVESKPFVPIFKDNKEMEVKETKLIYENPFYEEDEEKIIEEKPKNEYLKPFFEKKEGEEKYYEVLGQIFDTYILVNRDDNLEIYDQHIIHERLLYEELMSSFEKKEISSQILLLPEVIDITPIDKDIIFNNIEVFEKLGFEIDEISNNQIALRAVPNFNFRESITNILDNILNDLKNKNKVGDIREKIIISMSCRGAIKAGQKLTMNEMQNMVRRLHEVGKYTCPHGRPIISKISKYDLDKMFGRVK from the coding sequence ATGGCTATTATTAAAATATTAGATGATAGTATCTCAAACATTATAGCAGCTGGAGAAGTAGTAGAGAATCCAGCAAGTATGATTAAAGAATTACTTGAAAATTCTTTAGATGCAAATTCAACATCTATACAAATAGAAGTATTAAATGGCGGAACATATGTAAAGATAGCTGATAATGGAAAAGGTATGAGTAAAGAGGATGTATTACTTAGTATAGAAAGACATGCAACATCTAAAATTTCAACTAAAGAAGATATCTTTAATTTAAGAACATACGGTTTTAGAGGAGAGGCCTTAGCTTCAATTGCAGCAGTTTCAAAATTATCTATGAGTAGTAAAACTAAAGATGAAAAACTAGGTACAATAATAAATGCATATGCTGGTGTTGTTAGAAAATATGAAAGTATTAGTAGAACTACAGGTACAGAAATAGAAATTAGAGATTTATTCTACAATACTCCAGCAAGAAAGAAGTTTTTAAGAAAAGAAAGTACAGAATATAATAAAATTAAGGATATAGTTTTAAAGGAAGCTTTAGCAAATCCAAATGTTTCGATTACCCTATATATAGAAGGGAAAGTTACATTAAAAACTACTGGAAATGGTATGGAAAGTACGATTTTTGAATTATTTGGTAAAAATGTTCTTAAAAATCTAGAAAAATTTGAATATGGATATTTAGGAAATGTTGAAATTTTAAGATCTTCAAAAGAATATATATACACTTATGTTAATGGTAGATATGTTAAATCTAATTTACTTGATAGAGCAGTAATAGACGCATACTATACTAAACTTATGAAAGGGAAATATCCATTCGTAATATTAATGTATAATGTAAATCCACATGAAGTAGATGTGAATGTACATCCAAGTAAGAAAATGATAAAATTTTCTGATGAAAAAATAGTATATAATGATATAAAAAAATCAATAGAAGATTTCTTCTATGAATTTGATAGAAGAGCTTGGCAACCAACTTTAAAACCAAAAGTTGAAGAAGAACAAAAAGATAAAATAGAGTCAGAATATATTCCTTTAAATCTATTTACAAAAGAAGAAGTTGAGAGTAAACCTTTTGTACCAATATTTAAAGACAATAAAGAAATGGAAGTAAAAGAAACAAAATTAATATATGAAAATCCATTTTATGAAGAAGATGAAGAAAAAATTATTGAAGAAAAACCTAAAAATGAGTATTTAAAACCTTTCTTTGAAAAAAAAGAAGGAGAAGAAAAATATTATGAAGTTTTAGGACAAATTTTTGATACATATATATTAGTAAATAGAGATGATAATCTTGAAATATATGATCAACATATTATACATGAAAGATTGCTTTATGAAGAATTAATGTCAAGTTTTGAAAAAAAAGAAATTAGTTCACAGATACTATTACTACCTGAAGTAATAGATATTACTCCTATTGATAAAGATATCATATTTAATAATATTGAAGTATTTGAAAAATTAGGATTTGAAATAGATGAAATATCAAATAATCAAATTGCTCTTAGAGCAGTACCTAATTTTAATTTTAGAGAAAGTATAACAAATATATTAGATAATATTTTAAATGATTTAAAGAATAAGAATAAGGTTGGGGATATTAGAGAAAAAATAATAATCTCAATGTCTTGTCGAGGAGCAATAAAAGCAGGACAAAAATTAACAATGAATGAAATGCAAAATATGGTTAGAAGATTACATGAAGTTGGTAAGTATACATGCCCTCATGGAAGACCAATAATATCAAAAATTTCTAAATATGATTTAGACAAAATGTTTGGACGTGTAAAATAA
- the atpF gene encoding F0F1 ATP synthase subunit B, with the protein MEQNNNLITIDILMIVQIINFFILVYVFHKYFYQKIGKVIEDRKKIALKELELVKEEREKLEEQKQNYEKLRKEAKRRANDIIIKAERQADERKEQIIDNATLTRDRMIMRAEADVLKLRENIKEQLQKEMSQMATDLAEKIIKENIETNPEIIDKSIDKFINEVGE; encoded by the coding sequence ATGGAACAAAATAACAATTTAATTACTATTGATATACTGATGATAGTTCAAATAATAAATTTCTTCATTTTAGTATATGTTTTCCATAAATATTTCTACCAAAAAATAGGAAAAGTAATAGAAGATAGAAAGAAAATAGCTTTAAAAGAACTTGAATTAGTAAAAGAAGAGAGAGAAAAATTAGAAGAACAAAAACAAAATTATGAAAAATTAAGAAAAGAAGCTAAAAGACGTGCTAATGATATTATCATTAAAGCCGAAAGACAAGCTGATGAAAGAAAAGAACAAATAATTGATAATGCAACTCTTACACGTGATAGAATGATAATGCGTGCTGAAGCAGATGTGTTAAAATTAAGAGAAAATATTAAAGAACAATTACAAAAAGAAATGAGTCAAATGGCTACAGATCTTGCTGAAAAAATTATTAAAGAGAATATAGAAACAAATCCAGAAATTATTGATAAGAGTATTGATAAATTCATCAATGAAGTAGGTGAATAA
- the atpE gene encoding ATP synthase F0 subunit C, whose protein sequence is MDASIIKAAALLGAGIAACGGIGAGLGQGLATAAAVEAVARQPEAKNDVMATLFIGCAITESTGIFALIIALILALIKG, encoded by the coding sequence ATGGATGCATCAATAATCAAAGCAGCAGCGTTATTAGGAGCTGGAATAGCAGCATGTGGAGGGATAGGAGCAGGACTTGGACAAGGACTAGCAACTGCAGCAGCAGTAGAAGCTGTAGCAAGACAACCAGAAGCAAAAAATGATGTAATGGCAACATTATTCATAGGGTGTGCGATTACAGAGTCTACAGGGATCTTTGCTTTAATCATAGCACTAATCTTAGCTTTAATAAAAGGATAA
- the atpA gene encoding F0F1 ATP synthase subunit alpha translates to MKIKPEEISNIIRQEIENYKMKIDVSSVGTVVEVGDGIARIYGLDDAMAGELLEFPNGATGMVLNLEENSVGAVILGDTRGIKEGDVVKGTGRITEVPAGEALLGRVVNALGEPIDGKGMIVASKYMQVERIASGIIDRKPVTEPLQTGIKAIDGMIPIGRGQRELIIGDRQTGKTAIAIDTIINQKETGIYCIYVAIGQKRSTVASIQRKLEEAGAMEYTTIVAATASEPAPLQYLAPYAGVAMAEYFMEEGKHVLIIYDDLSKHAVSYREMSLLLKRPPGREAYPGDVFYLHSRLLERAAKLSDELGGGSITALPIIETQAGDISAYIPTNVISITDGQIFLETDLFNSGFRPAINAGFSVSRVGGSAQIKAMKQVASRVKMELAQYTELLAFAQFGSDLDKATRDQLNRGERIMEILKQKQYSPMPVEEQVVSFYAVTNGYVDDIDVEDVRNFEEELLQSMYSTSDILKQIAKEKTITKEIEEELEDFIKSFKKDYVH, encoded by the coding sequence TTGAAAATCAAACCAGAAGAGATTAGTAATATAATTAGACAAGAAATAGAAAATTATAAAATGAAAATTGATGTTTCTAGTGTTGGAACTGTAGTAGAAGTTGGAGATGGAATTGCAAGAATCTATGGATTAGATGATGCTATGGCTGGAGAACTTTTAGAATTTCCTAATGGAGCTACAGGTATGGTACTTAACTTAGAAGAAAATTCTGTTGGTGCCGTTATTCTTGGAGATACTAGAGGTATTAAAGAAGGAGATGTAGTTAAAGGAACTGGAAGAATTACAGAAGTACCTGCTGGAGAAGCATTACTTGGAAGAGTAGTTAATGCTTTAGGTGAGCCAATAGATGGTAAAGGTATGATAGTAGCATCTAAATATATGCAAGTTGAAAGAATAGCTTCAGGGATTATAGACAGAAAACCAGTAACTGAACCACTACAAACAGGTATTAAAGCTATAGATGGTATGATACCAATAGGAAGAGGACAAAGGGAGTTAATAATAGGAGATAGACAAACGGGTAAAACAGCAATAGCTATAGATACTATTATTAATCAAAAAGAAACAGGGATATATTGTATTTATGTTGCTATAGGTCAAAAAAGATCTACAGTTGCATCTATACAAAGAAAATTAGAAGAAGCAGGAGCTATGGAATATACAACTATAGTTGCAGCCACAGCTAGTGAACCTGCACCACTTCAATATTTAGCACCATATGCAGGAGTTGCAATGGCTGAGTATTTTATGGAAGAAGGAAAACATGTATTAATAATTTATGACGATTTATCTAAACATGCTGTGTCTTATAGAGAAATGTCATTACTATTAAAGAGACCACCTGGACGTGAAGCTTATCCTGGAGATGTTTTCTACTTACATTCAAGATTACTTGAAAGAGCAGCAAAACTTTCAGATGAGTTAGGAGGAGGTTCTATTACAGCACTTCCAATTATAGAAACACAAGCAGGAGATATCTCAGCATATATACCTACAAATGTAATTTCAATTACAGATGGACAAATATTCTTAGAAACAGATTTATTTAACTCTGGATTTAGACCTGCCATTAATGCAGGGTTCTCAGTATCAAGGGTTGGAGGTTCTGCTCAAATAAAAGCTATGAAACAAGTTGCAAGTAGAGTTAAAATGGAACTTGCACAATATACAGAGTTATTAGCATTTGCACAATTTGGATCGGATTTAGATAAGGCAACACGTGATCAATTAAATCGTGGGGAAAGAATAATGGAAATATTAAAACAAAAACAATATTCTCCTATGCCAGTTGAAGAACAAGTTGTTTCATTCTATGCAGTAACTAATGGTTATGTTGATGATATAGATGTAGAAGATGTAAGAAACTTTGAAGAAGAATTATTACAAAGTATGTATTCTACTTCAGATATTTTAAAACAAATAGCTAAAGAAAAAACTATAACTAAAGAAATAGAAGAAGAATTAGAAGACTTTATTAAATCATTTAAAAAAGATTATGTACATTAA
- a CDS encoding methyltransferase family protein, with the protein MKLPIFGIGPFYVIFCFIVTLFMIIFKVFGYITYGNMGMEKIFFNILGIFFIISGIILWVYAVLVQKITEKISREVLLTNGIYSIVRNPIYSAFLFIFTTVFMWLNNYILLIFLVIFYVFLTVLVKNTEEKWLLEKFGAEYLEYMNKVNRVLPWFPKK; encoded by the coding sequence ATGAAATTACCAATATTTGGAATAGGACCATTTTATGTAATTTTTTGTTTTATTGTTACTTTGTTTATGATCATATTTAAAGTTTTTGGTTATATAACTTATGGTAATATGGGTATGGAAAAAATATTTTTTAATATTTTAGGTATTTTTTTCATAATTAGTGGTATAATATTATGGGTATATGCAGTATTAGTACAAAAGATTACTGAAAAGATATCAAGAGAAGTTCTACTTACAAATGGAATCTATTCAATAGTAAGGAATCCAATATATTCAGCATTTTTATTTATATTTACTACAGTATTCATGTGGCTTAATAATTATATATTATTGATATTTCTTGTTATTTTCTATGTTTTTTTAACAGTACTAGTTAAAAATACTGAAGAAAAATGGTTATTGGAAAAATTTGGAGCAGAGTATTTGGAGTATATGAATAAAGTAAATAGGGTATTACCCTGGTTTCCTAAAAAATAA
- the atpB gene encoding F0F1 ATP synthase subunit A — MSKKNNLLKWVGILLLMLVVVNLFLAVISTVFPVVFEKPHAIIEPPEIFFTIPIGKYVLNINQTIMNTWAIMIVIILILILGTRKISVENPGFFQLVLEEYYNFINNNFLEGLGKYKEKFAGFFSALFSMILLLNVSMFLFPFVIMWKRTEHGLLIKPFFRTATADMNTTVGLAVVVFVIFIGAAIYRMGVLGFIKELSQPFVFMLPINIIGEFAKPINISMRLFGNMFAGLVIMALVYGLTVQDIFPTLTHNVFKGSFSFAVGWPNVLQVYLDFFIGILQAFVFTVLSSVYIKQMLIGEEEEEE; from the coding sequence TTGTCAAAGAAGAATAATTTATTAAAATGGGTAGGAATATTATTATTAATGCTTGTTGTAGTCAATTTATTTCTTGCGGTTATCTCAACAGTATTTCCAGTAGTGTTTGAAAAACCACATGCAATAATAGAACCTCCTGAAATATTCTTTACTATTCCAATAGGTAAATATGTATTGAATATTAATCAGACTATTATGAATACATGGGCAATAATGATAGTAATTATCCTAATATTAATTTTAGGAACTAGAAAAATTAGTGTAGAAAATCCTGGTTTTTTCCAATTAGTCCTTGAGGAATATTATAATTTTATTAACAATAATTTCTTGGAAGGATTAGGAAAATATAAAGAAAAATTTGCTGGATTCTTCTCAGCTTTATTTTCTATGATATTATTACTTAATGTATCAATGTTTTTATTTCCATTTGTAATAATGTGGAAAAGAACAGAACATGGTTTACTAATTAAACCTTTCTTTAGAACTGCAACAGCTGATATGAATACAACAGTAGGATTAGCAGTAGTAGTTTTTGTGATATTTATTGGAGCAGCTATTTATAGAATGGGAGTTTTAGGATTTATAAAAGAACTTTCACAACCATTCGTGTTCATGTTACCAATAAATATAATTGGAGAGTTTGCAAAACCAATAAACATCTCAATGAGACTTTTTGGAAATATGTTTGCAGGACTAGTAATTATGGCATTAGTATATGGACTAACTGTGCAAGATATATTCCCAACTTTAACACATAATGTATTTAAGGGAAGTTTCAGTTTTGCAGTTGGATGGCCAAATGTATTACAAGTTTATTTAGATTTCTTTATAGGAATCTTACAGGCATTTGTATTTACTGTATTATCATCTGTATATATTAAGCAGATGTTAATAGGGGAAGAAGAGGAAGAAGAATAA
- the lysS gene encoding lysine--tRNA ligase, with amino-acid sequence MENKEHAVNETFVMKEKYRKVEELKALGIEPYGRHFDKKDEVGTILTFDETSEKEFQTAGRIVSYRRIGKNGFAHIQDPTGKIQIYAKKDEIGEEEYETFKRLATGDFVGVVGKLFRTQTGELTIKATHLEILSKNIRPLPDKFSGLQNIEMRYRQRYVDLVMNPEVMDTMKKRFEIIRYFRTYLEKKGFTEVETPMLHPILGGANARPFATHHNALDMDMYLRIAPELYLKRLLVGGFEKVFEINRNFRNEGVSIKHNPEFTMMELYQAYGDFNDMMNITEDLISSLTYHLYGTYEIPYEDKMINMAKPWRRVTMREIVKEHTGFVMDENTTDESAIEFAKGLGIHLDKDKTYTKFGILNLLFEEKVEHTIVNPTFVTDYPKEISPLSKNSKGETEWVDRFELFITGREYGNAYSELNDPKDQKERFEDQVRAKENGDDEATEMDLDYIRALEYGMPPAGGLGIGIDRLVMLLTNSSSIRDVIMFPTLKKETHFE; translated from the coding sequence ATGGAAAATAAAGAACATGCAGTAAATGAAACCTTTGTAATGAAAGAAAAATATAGAAAAGTTGAAGAATTAAAAGCTTTAGGAATAGAGCCATATGGTAGACACTTCGATAAAAAAGACGAAGTTGGAACTATATTAACTTTTGATGAAACTTCAGAAAAAGAATTTCAAACTGCAGGAAGAATAGTATCATATAGAAGAATAGGGAAAAATGGATTTGCACATATACAAGATCCAACTGGAAAAATTCAAATATATGCTAAAAAAGATGAAATAGGTGAAGAAGAATACGAAACATTCAAAAGACTTGCAACTGGAGATTTTGTTGGAGTAGTAGGTAAATTATTCCGTACTCAAACAGGAGAATTAACAATCAAGGCAACACACTTAGAAATTTTATCTAAAAATATTAGACCATTACCAGATAAGTTCTCAGGACTTCAAAACATTGAAATGCGTTATAGACAAAGATATGTGGATTTAGTTATGAATCCTGAAGTAATGGATACAATGAAAAAAAGATTTGAAATTATTAGATATTTTAGAACATATTTAGAGAAAAAAGGATTTACTGAAGTTGAAACTCCTATGTTACACCCAATTTTAGGAGGGGCAAATGCTAGGCCATTTGCAACACACCATAACGCTTTAGATATGGATATGTATTTAAGAATAGCTCCAGAATTATACTTAAAGAGATTATTAGTTGGAGGATTTGAAAAAGTATTTGAAATCAATAGAAACTTTAGAAATGAAGGGGTATCTATTAAACATAATCCTGAATTTACTATGATGGAATTATACCAAGCATATGGAGATTTCAATGATATGATGAATATTACTGAAGATTTAATTTCTTCATTAACATATCATTTATATGGAACATATGAAATACCTTATGAAGATAAAATGATAAACATGGCAAAACCTTGGAGAAGAGTAACTATGAGAGAAATAGTTAAAGAGCATACAGGATTTGTTATGGACGAAAATACTACAGATGAATCTGCAATAGAATTTGCAAAAGGATTAGGTATACATTTAGATAAAGATAAAACATATACTAAATTTGGTATTTTAAACTTACTTTTTGAAGAAAAAGTTGAGCATACTATAGTTAATCCAACATTTGTAACAGATTATCCAAAAGAAATTTCACCTCTTTCTAAAAACTCTAAAGGTGAAACTGAATGGGTTGATAGATTTGAATTATTCATTACTGGAAGAGAATATGGAAATGCTTATTCAGAATTAAATGATCCTAAAGATCAAAAAGAAAGATTCGAAGACCAAGTTAGAGCAAAAGAAAATGGTGATGATGAGGCTACAGAAATGGATCTTGACTACATCAGAGCATTAGAATATGGAATGCCACCTGCTGGAGGATTAGGAATAGGAATAGACAGATTAGTAATGTTACTTACTAACTCATCATCTATAAGAGATGTTATTATGTTCCCTACACTAAAAAAAGAAACACATTTTGAATAA
- the atpG gene encoding ATP synthase F1 subunit gamma, whose translation MASNMKEIKARINSINNSKQITSAMNIVSSTKFKKFQVLTFKTREYEKSLEYALYNLLNHMGNRHNMLFEGKKEVKNVGIVVMTSDRGLCGSFNSNALKKMERMIKKFTKEGKNVSVITIGRKARDYCKTRNVNVDAEYIQLIPETMFQKSKILSEDIVDFYLSDRYDEVYLIYSKFVSVITYNLVEERILPFSRPTGLKISKESENVKDKTYIFEPDENQVLVEFLPKLLNNKLYQALLENSASEHSARMSAMKNASDSATEIINKLTLEYNRIRQSLITQELSEIVGGSQAIK comes from the coding sequence ATGGCATCTAATATGAAAGAAATTAAAGCTAGAATTAATAGCATTAATAACTCAAAACAAATAACAAGTGCTATGAATATTGTTTCTTCAACTAAGTTTAAAAAATTTCAAGTACTAACTTTTAAAACTAGAGAATATGAAAAGTCTCTTGAATATGCTTTGTATAATTTACTTAATCATATGGGTAATAGACATAATATGCTATTTGAAGGTAAAAAAGAAGTTAAAAATGTTGGAATAGTTGTAATGACTTCAGATAGAGGTTTATGTGGATCATTTAACTCTAATGCATTAAAGAAAATGGAAAGAATGATAAAGAAATTTACTAAAGAAGGGAAAAATGTTTCTGTAATTACTATAGGTAGAAAAGCAAGAGATTATTGTAAAACTAGAAATGTTAATGTTGATGCTGAATACATACAATTAATCCCAGAAACTATGTTCCAAAAGTCTAAAATACTGAGTGAAGATATAGTTGATTTCTACTTATCAGATAGATACGATGAAGTATATTTAATATATTCAAAATTTGTATCTGTTATTACTTACAATCTAGTAGAGGAAAGAATATTACCATTCTCTAGACCCACAGGATTAAAAATATCTAAAGAAAGTGAAAATGTTAAGGATAAGACATATATATTTGAACCTGATGAAAATCAAGTATTAGTTGAATTCTTACCTAAACTTTTAAATAATAAGCTATATCAAGCTTTACTTGAAAATTCAGCTAGTGAACATTCAGCAAGAATGTCTGCTATGAAAAATGCAAGTGATAGTGCAACAGAAATTATTAATAAATTAACTTTAGAATACAATAGAATTAGACAAAGTCTAATAACTCAAGAACTATCAGAAATTGTTGGTGGTTCTCAAGCTATAAAATAG
- the atpD gene encoding F0F1 ATP synthase subunit beta yields MNKGKLVQIIGPVIDAKFDNALPDIFNALEIYYEDGKKIVAEVQAHLGNNVVRAVAMTSTDGLKRGVDVIDTGYPIKVPVGKETLGRIFNVLGETVDNGEEIRTEERHSIHKKAPSFEEQETHSEILETGIKVVDLLAPYLKGGKIGLFGGAGVGKTVLIQELINNIAKGHGGLSVFAGVGERTREGRDLYNEMRESGVINKTALVYGQMNEPPGARLRVALSALTMAEYFRDKEGQNVLLFIDNIFRFTQAGSEVSALLGRMPSAVGYQPNLATDMGALQERITSTKRGSITSVQAVYVPADDLTDPAPATTFSHLDATTVLSRQIASLGIYPAVDPLASTSRILEAEIVGNEHYKVARETVKVLQRYKELQDIIAILGMDELGDEDKVIVSRARKIQRFFSQPFSVAEQFTGMKGKYVTLRETIRGFKEILDGKHDELPEQAFLYVGTIDEAVAKAKDLMGE; encoded by the coding sequence ATGAATAAAGGTAAATTGGTTCAAATTATAGGACCAGTTATAGATGCGAAATTTGACAATGCCTTACCAGATATCTTTAATGCCCTAGAAATATACTATGAAGATGGGAAAAAAATAGTTGCAGAAGTTCAAGCACATTTAGGAAATAATGTTGTTAGAGCAGTTGCTATGACATCTACAGATGGATTAAAAAGAGGTGTAGATGTAATAGACACAGGATACCCTATTAAAGTACCAGTAGGAAAAGAAACTTTAGGTAGAATTTTTAATGTTTTAGGAGAAACAGTTGATAATGGTGAAGAAATAAGAACAGAAGAAAGACATTCTATTCATAAAAAAGCACCATCATTTGAAGAACAAGAAACTCATTCTGAAATATTAGAAACTGGAATTAAAGTAGTAGATTTACTAGCACCATATCTTAAAGGAGGAAAAATTGGACTTTTTGGTGGTGCGGGTGTTGGAAAAACTGTATTAATTCAAGAATTAATTAATAATATTGCTAAAGGACATGGAGGACTTTCAGTATTTGCAGGTGTTGGAGAAAGAACAAGAGAAGGAAGAGACCTTTATAACGAAATGAGAGAAAGTGGAGTTATAAATAAAACAGCATTAGTGTATGGTCAAATGAATGAACCACCTGGTGCAAGACTTAGAGTTGCTCTTTCTGCATTAACTATGGCGGAATATTTTAGAGATAAAGAAGGACAAAATGTACTTTTATTTATAGACAATATATTTAGATTTACACAAGCTGGATCAGAAGTTTCAGCCTTACTTGGAAGAATGCCTTCAGCAGTTGGATATCAACCAAATCTAGCTACTGATATGGGAGCACTTCAAGAAAGAATTACTTCAACTAAGAGAGGATCAATTACTTCAGTACAAGCAGTATATGTACCTGCCGATGACTTAACTGACCCAGCCCCAGCTACAACATTCTCTCACTTAGATGCAACTACAGTTTTATCAAGACAAATTGCATCATTAGGTATTTATCCAGCAGTTGATCCACTTGCTTCAACTTCAAGAATACTTGAAGCTGAAATAGTTGGTAATGAACACTATAAAGTTGCAAGAGAAACTGTAAAAGTATTACAAAGATATAAAGAATTACAAGATATTATCGCAATACTTGGTATGGATGAATTAGGTGATGAAGATAAAGTAATAGTAAGTAGAGCAAGAAAAATTCAAAGATTCTTCTCTCAACCATTCTCAGTTGCTGAACAATTTACAGGAATGAAAGGTAAATATGTAACACTTCGTGAAACAATTAGAGGATTTAAAGAAATTTTAGATGGTAAACATGATGAATTACCTGAACAAGCATTCCTTTATGTTGGAACTATTGATGAAGCAGTTGCTAAAGCAAAAGATTTAATGGGTGAATAA
- a CDS encoding NADPH-dependent FMN reductase, which translates to MFIKKGIINYAKSKFEGKGYKSEQVDYLDVPFYTEDIEFPTPESINRIREQFKNADMIFIATTEYNGSIPGVFKNLLDWISRRYLRCSRICER; encoded by the coding sequence TTGTTCATTAAGAAAGGAATCATAAATTATGCAAAAAGTAAATTTGAAGGAAAAGGATACAAATCTGAACAAGTAGATTATTTAGATGTTCCTTTTTATACTGAAGATATTGAGTTCCCTACTCCCGAATCAATAAATAGAATAAGAGAACAATTTAAAAATGCTGATATGATATTTATCGCAACAACTGAATATAACGGAAGTATACCAGGAGTATTTAAAAATTTACTAGATTGGATTTCTCGTCGGTACCTTCGGTGCTCCAGAATTTGTGAAAGGTAA
- the rlmH gene encoding 23S rRNA (pseudouridine(1915)-N(3))-methyltransferase RlmH, with amino-acid sequence MKVNIICVGKIKEKYIIDGIDEFSKRLSKYIKLNIIELKEEADSNISLAISKESKLIVDTINKNSGYNILLDIKGENISSEKLAEKITNLKLNYSEINFIIGGSNGFNEEVRALADYKLSFSKMTFPHQLMRLILIEQIYRSICIENNIKYHK; translated from the coding sequence TTGAAAGTTAATATAATTTGTGTTGGTAAAATAAAGGAAAAATACATAATTGATGGTATTGATGAATTCTCAAAAAGACTATCAAAATATATTAAATTAAACATAATTGAACTTAAAGAAGAAGCAGATAGTAATATTAGTTTAGCAATAAGTAAAGAATCAAAATTAATTGTTGATACCATAAATAAAAATTCAGGGTATAATATACTATTAGATATTAAGGGTGAAAATATATCTAGTGAAAAATTAGCAGAAAAAATAACTAATTTAAAATTAAACTATAGTGAAATTAATTTTATTATAGGTGGGTCTAATGGCTTTAATGAAGAAGTTAGAGCATTAGCAGACTATAAGTTAAGTTTTTCTAAAATGACATTTCCACATCAATTAATGAGACTAATACTTATAGAGCAAATTTATAGAAGTATTTGTATAGAAAATAATATAAAGTATCATAAATAG